In one Parageobacillus genomosp. 1 genomic region, the following are encoded:
- a CDS encoding CsxC family protein: MSNGQFCNKSNKQPISPACPVEAAQQSRFADEATPLVTTPGLTPTLKVPVVLAERTIQVVLEADIPLNPPATEIKRVTKNVFLEQVKLIPVRFVRIGNTDFFRVTRAKLFVSGFIRKDIEYASTACNGALVDRIADISFSGFTELEEGDFLTFPIIGISADSKAFFLNEKNDLVPRLDKYFFQNLVKYNEQPYGELVGANFYEVDFSPIQVTPEGQFSTLREKIVLDLTVKVLQVQQMQVAATQVTPAFPEGTVDC, encoded by the coding sequence ATGAGTAATGGGCAATTTTGCAATAAATCGAATAAACAACCGATTTCCCCTGCTTGTCCAGTAGAAGCGGCACAACAATCACGTTTTGCCGATGAAGCTACTCCGCTAGTCACTACACCAGGTCTTACACCAACTCTTAAAGTTCCGGTTGTACTAGCAGAGAGAACCATTCAAGTTGTTTTAGAGGCAGATATTCCGCTTAATCCGCCAGCAACTGAAATTAAGAGAGTGACAAAGAATGTATTTCTAGAACAAGTGAAACTGATACCTGTTAGATTTGTGCGCATTGGCAACACGGACTTCTTTAGAGTCACAAGAGCTAAATTATTTGTATCAGGATTCATTCGCAAAGATATTGAATATGCTTCCACTGCATGTAATGGAGCACTTGTAGATAGAATTGCGGATATTTCGTTTTCTGGTTTTACAGAACTTGAAGAGGGTGATTTCCTCACTTTCCCAATTATAGGTATTTCAGCAGACAGCAAAGCTTTCTTCCTCAACGAGAAAAACGACTTAGTTCCTCGCTTAGATAAATATTTCTTCCAAAATCTCGTCAAATATAATGAACAACCATACGGTGAATTAGTAGGTGCAAATTTCTACGAAGTGGATTTTTCACCAATTCAGGTAACTCCTGAGGGACAGTTTAGCACGTTGCGCGAAAAAATCGTATTGGATCTTACTGTAAAAGTATTACAAGTCCAACAAATGCAAGTTGCAGCTACACAAGTCACTCCTGCTTTCCCTGAAGGTACTGTTGATTGCTAA